The DNA segment GCCGACCGTTTCTTGAATGGCGCCCGAGGTCAGGACTGCGACCCGAAAGTCGGTCGACCAGAACGGGCTGTAGATCACCCACAGTTCCAGCACGGCTACGGCCAGGGTCAAGAAGAAGAGGAAGGCCGGGGCGAGCATGCTGAGGGCGCCTCTACGGACTCCCAGGGAGGAGACGACGCCTAGACATGCGAGCAGCAGGCAGACTCGGGCCAGGACGCCGCGGTACACCAGGCGGTCCGGCAGGTCGGAGAGGAACGGTCGGACATCCCGATCAAGGCCGACAGGAGAGGCGTAGAGTCCGACCTCATCCAACAAGAGGCGAAGGGCGGGCTCTCCTTCCCCCGCCGCCCGACGCACGACCACCTGGATCTGGTGGACATCCAGCGAAGGATCGAGCCCGAGGAGCCGGCGCTTGCCTGGGCCCCTACCCTGGTCTCCCGCCTCGATGCGCCTCCAACCGACGCCCGGATCGAACCCCAAGACCTCGATGGTGAGACCGTCCGCCGACGGACGGGCCCCTAACAACAAGACCTGCGCGCGCCACGGCGAGCGGGAGGGAATCTCGAAATGAAGGGTCAGGTGGTCCGCCCCGGGGTCGCCGGCTTCGACCCGGAAGCGGCCGGGGCTGACGAGAAGAACGCTGACCGGACAGGGCTTAAGGCCGACGGAGGGCTGGACGTCGCGGCCGGGCTCGGGGCCGCAGCTGGCGCTGACCAGGGGGGCGACTCCGTCCGGGGTGCTGGCGAACAGCTTGGGCCACACGAACAGCGCCAGGGCGGCCAGGGTCACGGTGCAGAAGGCGAGGGCGGAGGCGGAGACGACGGGGAGGTGCCTAGGCAGGCTCCATCTTGCCGTCACGGGCTCGGTGACTCCGGCCCCAGGCGGACGGTCAGGGTCTGGTCCAACGGGCCTTCGCGCGACCAGACGAGCCGCACCACGGGCAGGGCGACGCCATAGCTCGGGGACACGCGGCCCTCTCCAACCTCCAGGGACCAGGCTTCGGAGGGGCTCCAGGAGAGAGTGAAGAGTTTGTTGCCGGCCTCAAGCAAGAGAAGCCCTTGACCTTCCTTGCGCACCGCGACTCCGGGGGCCAAGTGAAGGGGAATCGTGATGCGATGGCGACCATCGCCTTCGAAGGCGTCCTGGATGACGAGCGTGTGGCGCTCATGGTCCAGGACGATCGTTCTCACCGGCGTGACCGGCGGGGCCAGGCGGCGGTAGCCGGCGTGCGAGCCGCAGAAGGTGTCCGCTCCCGTTCCGGTCTTGAAGCGCCGCACTTCCGGCCGCGCGTCGTAGTCGAGGGTCCACAGCTCCTCCGGCCGAAAGCGGTTGATCTCCTCGCCGTCCACGCAAGGAGTGTTGTGGGAGGCGGAGGACCGGAACAGATTGCGCTCCGCGAAGGAGGCAGAGTAGAGGTAGGCTCCGCAATCGGAAACAAGATGGGTCCGGTCCAGGACCGCCTCCAGAGAGAGGCAATCGTTGTGGCCATGCCCACCCCGGCCGGCGAACCCCACGGGGCCACAATCGATGAAGACGTGATCACGGTCGTTGCGCAGGACGTAGTACCCACCTTCCGGGAAGGCCCGGGACGGGGGCGACCGCAGCGGGCCGTCGGTGGGGGAAAGGCTACCGGCCACGCTCGGGCCCAAGAGCCAGAGGATCTCACTCCGGCTGCCGCCAAAACTCTCGCGGAGGTCGGGGACACCCCAGGCCGCGCCCACCAGGCCAGACAGATAACGGTGGTCGTTCAGGCTCTGACCACCCAGGGGCAGGGCCCGCGCGTCATCCGCATCACCCCAGAGGGGGACGGAGCCGTCGGGCCGCGAGTAGGTGGCGCTGAAGCGAGCCATCTCCACTACGCGCTCGCGGTACTCGTTGGGCACCTCCAGGTCGAAGGCCTCACGATAGAGGGCGGGAAGCAGGAATAGCTCCAAGACCAGGCGGTGGTACGCAACCGAGCCCTCGAAATCGACCCCGTCGACGGAAGTCTGGCGGGCGATCTCTTGGGAGAGGATCGACCACCCCCTTTGCCCCCAGCGGGGGGCATCCCTCCCGGGGCCAAAGAATAGCTCGGCGAAGACAAGGCCAGCCGCGTCCGCGGTGCAATGGTTGCCGTTCACGTCCGAGATCTCGAGATGCCGCTCCGTGAAGTCGCCGTGGAGATAGAGGGCACACAGGAAGCGTTCGCGGAAGAGAGGGTCGGTCCAGGACGGGCTCGCATGGAAGACCCGGAAGAACCAGGTCCAGGTCAGGATCCGGAGCGCGGCCTCCATCGCGCACGCCCAGTTGATGCTCTTTGCGTAGGGGTTGGCGGCGATCCAGTCTTCGAGCACGCCGCGCACAGCCTGTGCCTGGCGCTCGTCCCGGGTAAGGAGGTATGCCTGGCCGCAGGGAATCAGCCATTGCAGGCGCGAGAGCTCCCAGGGCACCTTGACATCGCTTGCGTCATCCGGGTTGACGTAGGCAATGTCGCGCATGAAGCGGCGGGGCCAGGCGACACCCGATTTGAAGTCCGCGGACCAGTCGAAGCGGGGTCCGAGTTCGACGGGACCGGACCCCAGGAGACTGACTCGATGGGCGCGTGCGTCTTCGGCCGCGGCGAGAATGCGCTCCTCATCTCCAGGGCAGAGGTCGCGATAGGCCTCGGGCGACACTGGCCTTGTGTAGGCGGGATAAGGTCGCTCGCTCAGCCGTCGCCAGAGCGAGTCAATATCGGGAGCCCCCGTGGCGCGCAGAAGAGCCTCTCGGCTGAAGCGGCGCGCACGGCGCGGAGCCAGGAACCGCTCGGCCTGAGCCGCAAGTTCGTAGGCCACGCGCCGGGCCACGGCCCGGGGTGGCCGGCGCAGGCCCCATCGGACGATTTGCGAGAGTCTCACCGTCGAGGATCGGCGTGCGGTGCCATCAGCAGAGTCGCGACTTGACAGCGGTCGCGCCAGGGGCCTACCGTGCTGCTTCGATGCTCCCGGCACAATCCACGGACGAGTTCGTCCCGCTGGGGCGCTCGGTCCTGCGGATTTTCTCCTTGCCCCTTACCCATGTCATGAACAGGACGCTGGTCGCCGCCTGCCTACTGATGACCGCGCTGCTGTGGTCGAACTCGCGGATCCTGGCCATGCGGTCGAACCAAAACCCGGACAAGCCAGTTGTCCTATCTGGCTACTACGTATACCACGGGATGGCAGCCGCTCTCGAAGACGGGCGGCTCGGCCAGCTCGATCTCAACCGCTATCGCCACTACGTCGCTCTGGGCAACCCCAATGCGGTCTACAAGCGGTTCTCCGACCAAGGCTCCCCCGAGTTCGTGGACTACTACACTCTCGACATCGGCTACTCCTTCATCGTGGAGATCGCCCGCCTCGCCTTTCCCACGCTGCCCGACAACCACTGGCGCTCGATCGCCCTTCAGCTGCTGGTGGACGTAGGCTTGGTCGTCCTCGTCTACACCATCTTTGCATCGTGGGACATTCGCCTTGGTGCCTTGGCGGCTCTGTTCTACACCGGCAACAAGGTGTTCCTGTATCTCGCCTCGTTTGCCTACTACTACTACTGGGACGTGGTCTTGACGCTGACTGTGTTTGCCCTCCTGCTCTTGACTCTCAGGCGGGCCGGGCCCCCCGCCTTCCTGCTGGGGCTGACAGGGTTCGTTCTAGGCTTCGGAGTCTGGATGCGGGCGTCCTGGTGGCCGATCACGTGCTTCCTGCTCGCCCTAATGGTCCTCACTCCTGCCTTGCGCAAGCAAAGCATTTGGTGCGCCTTGATCTTCGGTCTCGTGGCCGCACCCCAGATCTACCGCTCCTCCCGAGCCCGAGGGTCCCTGGTCCTTTCCACCCGAGCGAGCTGGCACGTGGCGCTCGTTGGCCTCGGGTACTATCCGAACCCGTATGGGCTGGAGGCAAACGACGAGGCTGTCTACCGCCTGACCCGGGAGAAGTACGGAGTCCCTTTTCGCATGGACGACTACAAAGAGCATGACCAGGCGGTGAAAAAGGAGTTTCTGTCACTCCTGCGCAAAGACCCCCAGTTCGTGCTGCGCTCGTTCCGGGGTCGGCTCTGGGAGTCGCTTCTGGGGACGACGGTTACGAGCATGGCCCCTTATCCGTTCCTTCCGAACCCGGTCTACCGGCTGGTCTGCCTGACGGGTCTCGTCCTGATGGTACTCGCGGGGGGGGAACGGCGGTGGCTGGGAGTGGCGGCCGCGGGAACGTATCTCGTCTATGTCCTGGTGACCTGCCTCTTCTACTTCGTCGGCCTCGCCTATGATAATGTCTCTCAGGTCGCGCTCCTGGTACTGTTCCTGGGCGGCCTGGGCTCCGCGCCTGGTGCGGCCTCCCGACTGGCTCGACGTTGGCGGGCCGCTCGGCAAGGGTCGGACGTGCCGCCCGCCCCGGCCCCGGCGTCGGGCTGAGCCGCCCGCCGGTGGCGCAGAGCAGGAGGCCCCGCCCGTTGGGTCGCACCCCTCAGAACACCGAACGGCCTTCCCCGGCGGACCCGCTCGCCCGCAAGCCGCGCCTCCTGATCTTCGTGGTTGCTTACAACGCGGAAAGCACCATCGACCAGGTCCTGGGCCGCATACCCCGTGCACTGGCCGGGGAGTACGAGGTCGAAGTACTGGTTCTGGACGACTCCTCCCAAGACCGTACGTTCGAGAGGAGCGGCGAGATAAAGCGCGGGGGCGGTCTGCCCTTCCCTCTGCACGTCCTCTTCAACCCCGTGAACCAGGGCTACGGTGGCAACCAGAAGATCGGCTATCACTTCGCCATTGAAGAGGGCTTCGACTTTGTGGCCCTCGTCCACGGGGACGGGCAGTACGCGCCGGAGTGCCTGCCCGACCTGGTGCGGCCTCTGCGCGAGGGGGAGGCGGACGCGGTGTTCGGCTCCCGCATGCTGGAGCGGGGGGCGGCCCTGGCCGGGGGCATGCCCTTATACAAGTTCGTCGGCAACCGGATCCTCAGTTGGTTCCAGAACCAGATGCTGGGCACCTCCTTGAGCGAGTTCCACTCCGGATACCGCGTCTACTCCGTCCAGGCTCTGAAGCGGATCCCGTTTGGCCTCAACACCAACGACTTCCACTTCGACACCGAGATCATCATCCAGCTTCTGTTCGCGAAGCAGAGGATCAAGGAGCTCGCGATCCCCACCTACTACGGGGACGAGATCTCGCGCGTCAACGGGCTGAAGTACGCCTGGCACGTGGCGAAGGCAGTGCTCGTGGCCCGCACGCAACGGATGGGTCTGTTCTACGACCGCCGCTTCGACTCCGAGCCCGCCGCAACCGACAATGTCCACTACCAATTGAAGCTCGGCTACCTGAGCCCACACACCCTGGCCTTGAGGAAGATACCGCGCGGGGCGCGGGTCCTCGATCTGGGTTGCGCCGGAGGCTACGTGGCCGCGCTCCTCCGGGAACACAACGGCTGCCACGTCACGGGGGTGGACTACTCGCCGCCTGGACCGGGAGTGGAGCTGGACCACTTCCTTCTGCACGATCTGAACGATGGCTTCCCCCCTGTCGACCCCGCCGAGTTCGATTACGTCCTGCTGCTGGATGTGATTGAGCACCTCGTCTCCCCGGAGGGCTTCGTCGAGCGCTTGCGCGAGACCATGAAGCTGGCTCCGAACACGAAGCTGTTCGTCAGCACCGCCAATGTCGGCTTCTTCATCAACCGGGTGATGCTGCTCTTCGGGCAGTTCAACTACGGGAAGCGGGGAATCCTGGATCTCACCCACAAGCGGCTGTTCACGTTTGAGTCGTTCCGTCGGCTGTTCGAGCAGGCCGGGTTCCGCGTCGTGGAGGCGCGGGCCATCCCGGGCCCCTTTCCACTCGCCCTCGGCGAGAACGGCCTCAGCCGGGCCCTCCTCGCGCTCAACGAGGCCTTGAACCGAATGGCCAAGGGGCTCTTCGCCTACCAGGCTTTCCTGGTGGTCGAGCCGCTGCCCTCCCTGGAGTACCTGCTGCGCGAGGCCCACGCCCACTCGGCCCGGCGGTCCGCGGCGACGGAAGTGCCTACTTCGTCGCCTCGATGAGCAAGTAGAGGCCGTGGTGGGCGAGGAGGCGCCTCACCGCCCACCGGGGATAGAGTGCCTTGGCGGCGGTTAGGAGAATGCTCCGATGACGCTGCCCGACCGCGCCTTGGAGCAAGTCCCCGGGGCTCAGCAGCGTTCGCACGCTGACCTCGGAGAAGCCGGCGAACAGCTTGCGCGCCTCCTCCGGCGAGTAGGCCTTGGTGCCCGGGCTCTCCAAGTGGCGGGCGTAGGTCTCGCGCAGCCCCAGCCGGGGACGACCCGTGAGCAGCCCGTAGCGGAGCCAGAGCATGTAACCCACCAGCGAGTGACGGTGGTAGATCATCACCCGTGCCTGGCCGCCCGGCCTCAAGACCCGGCGAATCTCGAGCGCGGCCGCGGGGGTGTCGGGCGAATGGTGGATCACGCCCCAGGAGTAGACGAGGTCGAAAGCCTCACCCGGAAGAGGGAGCCGTTCCGCGTCCGCTACGAGCAGGCGGGAGGCCAGCCCGAAGAGGCGAAGTCGCCGGTCCGTGTAGGCCACGGCGTTCGGAGTGAGGTCAATCCCGGTCAGGGACCGCGGTCCTGACCGCGCCCACTCCAGGTGATCGGCGCCCATGCCCACCCCGAGCTCGAGCACGTCCTTGCCGCGCCCCTCCGCGAAGCGAGCGAACACGGGGAGATAGGGCTCGAGCCGGTAGCGGGCTCGGGCCTGCGCCTCCAGGCGCTCGGGGAGCTCGTCTCCCCGCGCGTAGACCTCGCCGCAAGGGGCCTGCTCCCAGAAGTCGCGGACGCGCTGCTTGTCGGTCACGGAGTGGGCGGGATCGGTGGAGCGTCGGTAGCCTCCCGAGTCCGCGCGAGCACCGCCGCCACGTTCTTGTCCCAGGTGAAGGACGCAAGGGCGAGTCGGCGGGCCGTAGCGCCGAGCGCCTCCCGCTCCGGGATGGGCATCTCCACCGCCCGCCGGATTCCTTCCCCGAGCTCCTCCAGGCTCCCTGGTTTGACGAGGAGCGCGGCGGCCCCTGACGCGGCTCCGTCCGCGGGAGGCGGCGTCCCCGGCCGCCACCCTTTCAAGACCCAGCCGATCTGGTCGAGGTCGGACGCCAGGATCAACTTGCCCATGGCCATGTACTCGAAGAGCTTGGTGGGGCTTCCGAAGAAAGGCGTGCCATCGGGGTTTGGCACGTGCGGCGAGAGCAGTATTTCGGAAGCGGCCAGGATGCCGGGGGTGTCTGCCTGGGGGCGCAGCCCGGCCAGGGTCACGAAGGGCGCACCCAGGGCCAGTCCCAGAATCGCGCGGACCTTGGGAGCGAGCACGCCGTCGCCCACCAGAAGGAAATGAACCCTCCTTCGTTCCAGCCAGGCCCGGTCCTCGTCTATGAGCTTCCGGATCGCGCCCGCGAGCACGTCGGTGCCGTGCCATTGGCCGAAGGTGCCCACGAAGGTCAGGAGGTCGGCCTCGAGCGGGATCCCGAGCGCCTCCCGGACCTGCTGGCGGTTGCTCTCCTCGAAACGCGTGGGGTCGAAAACGGCGGGATCGATGCAGTTGGGATAGAAGAGGATCCGCTCGGGTGCCGCTCCCAGCGAGACCGCCTGCTCTACGAGCGCCTGCGACACCACGACCACCAAGTCCGCATGCTTCAAGTTGAGCCGTTCAAAGGCGCCGGCTAGCGCCTCGAAACGAAGGGGGCGGCCCCAGTGCCGCTGAGCCCAGACTTCGGACCCGTTGAACTCCAGGACCAAGGGCAGGCGATGGCGCTGCCGCAGGATCACGCCCGTGGCGTCGTTGAGGGAGTAGCGCTGGTAGATAAAATCAGGCCGGATCTCGAGCAGGTGCGTTTCCGCCTGCGACAGGAATGCCGATTGATATCGGTGCTGGTTGAGTTCGTAGGGAAAGGAGATGAGAAAATCGGGCGGCACCACCACCTGCTCGGCGGCCGGGTTTACCAGCGCTTGCTCATGTGCGGCCACAAGCCGGAGCTGAACGCCCATTCTCAAGAAGGCGTTGACCACCCCCGACACATGGGCGACCGAGCCGCCAACACTGGCGCCGAACGTCAGGGTTGGCTTGAGGTACAGGCAGCGACGGGACGCGCCCAGGGCCTGGTGGGGGAGGTGCTTGCTCTGGAGCGAGCGGACCCGAAACCAGGCCCGGGCCAAGGTGAAGGAGCCCGCCAATAGACCAGCCACAATCCGGACGAGGGAACGAACGAGATTGCCGCCTCCGAGGGGCGTCCCCTCCTGCCCGGGTGGCCAGACCTCGCGCCGGTCGGCAGGGACGCAGAAGGCGAGGACCACCAAATAATCGCAGAAGAGGCGCAGCTCCCCGGCAGTGCCGGTCACGACCGCGCAGCCCACCGGATGCCGGCGGAGATTGCGCCAGCTCTCGCGCAGGCTCGTGCGCCGGAGACCCGGCAGGTCGACGAACGATATCTCGGGCCCGAAGCGGTCCTGGAACGACCGTCGTATTTCGGAGTCGGGGGGCGTCGGGGAGAGGACGAGAACGGGAGTCATTGTCTGTGGGCCGCGGGGATGGACGCGGAGTTCGACCCACCCCCTGGCGAGGGATCCGTGAGCTTCACCCTCGCTTCCTCAGGAGGACGTCCCCGCCCGACCGTTCTTGCACGAACAGCCTGGCCGAGAGTCCAAACACCAGGGCGTAACTCAGGCTGCTGGTCACAGAAGCCGCCAGCAACCCGAAGCGTGGGAGCAGGATGAAGTTGAGGGAGACATTGACGGCCAGGCCGAGGAACCAGTAAAGGGAGAGGACCACCGGGAAGCCGCGGGCGCCAAAGTACTGGGAGAGGAGGCCTTGGAGGGCTAAGCATACGAACCCCGGAAGGAGGAGCAGAAGAGCAGGGTAGGCATCCGCATAGGCGTGCCCGAAAATCCAGACGATCCCCCAATAGCCAAAGGCCACAAGAGCCACGACCAGGGAGAGAACAAGAGCGAAGGTCGGACGGAGAAGGCGTAGGAGGGCTTGCTTCGGGTTAGCGTGACGCACGATGGAGGGAAGGGCCACGGCCGCGATCGTTATGGGCAGGATCTGCGCGATATCGATGATCTGGGACGCGATCGAGTAGACCCCCGTCTCTCCCGAACCGCGGAAGGCGCGCATGAGCAGGATGTCCGACTTCACGAGCAGGAAGGGAAGGAAGAGCAGAGGGTAGGCCCGGAAGCCGAGGCGCAGGGCGGCCTTGAAGAACGCGGTCGGATGCCGAGAGCGAGCCGTGACAAGGGGGAAGGCCCGCGCCAGGTGGCGGGCGCCCAGGAAGGCCACCAGGGCATCGGCCGCGATCAGAGCCCCCACGAACCAGGGAAGAGAGGCGGGGAAGAGGAGCAGAGATAGCCCGGCCAGACAAACGGAGGTGACCCGGCCCGTCAACTCGATCCGGGCCAGCGGCTTCGAGCCTAGCGTGGCCAGGAGGGCGGCGGCTTGGTGGAGGCCGAGGAGCTGCAGGGGGATCCAGATCGTGCAGAAAGGCCACCAAACAAGAAGGTACACGGCCGACGGCGCTAGGAGCCAGATGCCGGCTCCCGCGACCGCGAGCAGGAGCATGGAAAGGCCGGGGAGCACGTAGAGGTAGGGGCGATAGCGGGTTATGCGACGAGGCCGGCGCGAGAAGAGAACGACCAGGGACGAAGAGAGGCCGAGGTTCAGGATCTGGGCCGTCACCAGAGTAGCCGTGGCAAGAGCCGCGAACTCGCCTCGTCCCTGGGGCCGGAGCGCCCGGGCTGAGAACACTGCGAGCACCATTCCCGCCACCACGCCAACCAAGCGGGCCGCATAGAGCCGTCCGTAGGAGGCCCACTCCTCCCCGAGCTGATGGGACACCCGGTCCCAGCTACGCGCCCAGAGTCCGTTCGCAACCGGTGACATCCCGCGGTCTCCTACGCTAGCGTTCAGAAACAGGGCAGGGGAGAATAGCCGGGAAGCCGCGCGGCGAGCGGCACAAAAGCTCATGCCGGAGTTTGCAGACAAGCTGGAGGTCCAGAAGCAGTGGAACGCCGATCCCTGCGGGTCGTCCACGGCACGGGAGCACGAGTCGGGCTCCGCCGCCTTCTTCCACAAGGTGGAGACAGAGCGCTACGACATCTACGCTCCCTGGATGCGTATGGCCATTGGCTTCGAGGCTTACCGGGGGAAGAGAGTCCTTGAGATCGGACCCGGGCTCGGCACCGACCACGCCCAGTTCGCGCGGGCCGGCGCGGAGATGTACGCCTTGGACCTTACGGCCCGGCATCTGGAGCTGACCCGCCGCCACTTTGAGCTCGAGGGCCTGGTCACCCGACTTGTACGGGGGGACGCCGAAGCCCTCCCCTTCGAGGCGGACTATTTCGATGTCGTATATTCGTTTGGCGTTCTGCATCACACGCCCGGGACGCAAGCGGCCATCGACGAGGTCCGCCGCGTCCTCCGACCCGGCGGCCTGGCCATCGTTGGCCTGTACCACAAGCACTCGGCCTTCTACTGGATCTGCACTATGCTCCTGCGAGGCGTCATACGAGGTGAACTCCGGAAGAAGGGGTATCGCCGGCTCCTGGCCGACATCGAGTACCGATCGACGGACTCCGATGCCGTGCCTTTGGTCAAGGTCCTGACTCGCCGTGACTGCCGGCGGCTCTTCGCGGACTTTGCAGAGACAAGGATCCGCGCCGACCAGATCGATTACGCACATTTCTGGCCCTCGCTTCCGCCCGCGACCGGCGCCTCCCGGCGCCTCCTGGAGAGGTTCGCCCATCGCTGGGGCTGGTACCTCACGGTGTTCTCGCTGAAGTGATGGGCGACGGTTCGACTCTCAACGCGAGTCCGGTGCCGCCGCCTGCTCCGCGCACCAAGTGGCTCGGTAGCCGTCCTCGGCGGTGACGCCGAGGTTCTCCTCCCCCTTTAGGGCGCGATGGAGGTTCTCGAGCTGCTCCGCCTGTCCCTTCTCGACTGCGTGCGTTCGCATCCCCTTCTTGTCAAGACCGTGAACCTCCAACGTCCGGTAGTCGTCGATGATGAAAGTGACCCCTCCTGCGAACACTTCCACGCGCTCTTTGCCCGCGGCGGGCGCGCCGCCGCCGGCGTAGACGAGGGTGCCCACGGAGCCGTCTTCGAACTCCAGGGCCACGACGGCCTCGTCGCGCGAGCGGCCCGGGGTTGAGACCGCGCGGACGCGTTTTGCCCCCGCCCCCGCCAGGAAGGCCAAGAAGTCGAAGAAGTGCACGCCTTCGCCGAGCAGCCTCCCCCCTCCCTCCGCGGGGTCGAGGAGCCAGTGCTCGGGAGGCAGGGCCCCCGCGTTAACGCGGTAAATGAGGGTCTTGGGAGCGGCCACGGTCGTCAGCAGTTCCTTCAAACGGGCGGCGTGGGGCGAGAAGCGCCGATTGAAACCTACGGTGAGGAGAGCCTTCTCGCGGACCACGGCCTCGGCGAGATCGCGCCCCTCCGCCGCCGTCATCGTCATTGGCTTCTCCACGAAAACGGCCTTGCCAGCCTCGACGGCGGCCTTGGCGATCTCGTAGTGCAAGTTGTGGCGGGTCGCCACATAGAGGACGTCCACGGAGGGGTCAGCCAGAAGCTCCCGGTAGTCCGTCGTCCCCTTCGCGAAGCCGTCGTTCACCACTGCGCCCCGAACGGTGAGCCCACTGCGCGCGCAAGCCCCGGCCAAGCGGAATCCAGGGTGTTTCCGGATCAGGGGGAGGAGCATCGAGCGGAAGTAGGCACCGTAGCCCACGACGCCAACTCCGTACCCCGCGATCTTCCGGGGGGCGGAGGCCCGGCGGGGAAGGAGGGTGTGCCCCGCGCTGGCGGCGGGCGCCTCGGGTAGGTGATGGTCGAGGAGGACGCCGATGGGACGCTGCTCGGACACGAGGGAGGCATAGGCCGCGGCGGCCTCCTCCACGGGCAGGGTCGCGTCGATCAGCGGTCGTACCTCGAGCGATCCCTGG comes from the Vicinamibacteria bacterium genome and includes:
- a CDS encoding alginate lyase family protein, with product MRLSQIVRWGLRRPPRAVARRVAYELAAQAERFLAPRRARRFSREALLRATGAPDIDSLWRRLSERPYPAYTRPVSPEAYRDLCPGDEERILAAAEDARAHRVSLLGSGPVELGPRFDWSADFKSGVAWPRRFMRDIAYVNPDDASDVKVPWELSRLQWLIPCGQAYLLTRDERQAQAVRGVLEDWIAANPYAKSINWACAMEAALRILTWTWFFRVFHASPSWTDPLFRERFLCALYLHGDFTERHLEISDVNGNHCTADAAGLVFAELFFGPGRDAPRWGQRGWSILSQEIARQTSVDGVDFEGSVAYHRLVLELFLLPALYREAFDLEVPNEYRERVVEMARFSATYSRPDGSVPLWGDADDARALPLGGQSLNDHRYLSGLVGAAWGVPDLRESFGGSRSEILWLLGPSVAGSLSPTDGPLRSPPSRAFPEGGYYVLRNDRDHVFIDCGPVGFAGRGGHGHNDCLSLEAVLDRTHLVSDCGAYLYSASFAERNLFRSSASHNTPCVDGEEINRFRPEELWTLDYDARPEVRRFKTGTGADTFCGSHAGYRRLAPPVTPVRTIVLDHERHTLVIQDAFEGDGRHRITIPLHLAPGVAVRKEGQGLLLLEAGNKLFTLSWSPSEAWSLEVGEGRVSPSYGVALPVVRLVWSREGPLDQTLTVRLGPESPSP
- a CDS encoding bifunctional glycosyltransferase/class I SAM-dependent methyltransferase; this translates as MGRTPQNTERPSPADPLARKPRLLIFVVAYNAESTIDQVLGRIPRALAGEYEVEVLVLDDSSQDRTFERSGEIKRGGGLPFPLHVLFNPVNQGYGGNQKIGYHFAIEEGFDFVALVHGDGQYAPECLPDLVRPLREGEADAVFGSRMLERGAALAGGMPLYKFVGNRILSWFQNQMLGTSLSEFHSGYRVYSVQALKRIPFGLNTNDFHFDTEIIIQLLFAKQRIKELAIPTYYGDEISRVNGLKYAWHVAKAVLVARTQRMGLFYDRRFDSEPAATDNVHYQLKLGYLSPHTLALRKIPRGARVLDLGCAGGYVAALLREHNGCHVTGVDYSPPGPGVELDHFLLHDLNDGFPPVDPAEFDYVLLLDVIEHLVSPEGFVERLRETMKLAPNTKLFVSTANVGFFINRVMLLFGQFNYGKRGILDLTHKRLFTFESFRRLFEQAGFRVVEARAIPGPFPLALGENGLSRALLALNEALNRMAKGLFAYQAFLVVEPLPSLEYLLREAHAHSARRSAATEVPTSSPR
- a CDS encoding class I SAM-dependent methyltransferase, producing MTDKQRVRDFWEQAPCGEVYARGDELPERLEAQARARYRLEPYLPVFARFAEGRGKDVLELGVGMGADHLEWARSGPRSLTGIDLTPNAVAYTDRRLRLFGLASRLLVADAERLPLPGEAFDLVYSWGVIHHSPDTPAAALEIRRVLRPGGQARVMIYHRHSLVGYMLWLRYGLLTGRPRLGLRETYARHLESPGTKAYSPEEARKLFAGFSEVSVRTLLSPGDLLQGAVGQRHRSILLTAAKALYPRWAVRRLLAHHGLYLLIEATK
- a CDS encoding glycosyltransferase, with protein sequence MTPVLVLSPTPPDSEIRRSFQDRFGPEISFVDLPGLRRTSLRESWRNLRRHPVGCAVVTGTAGELRLFCDYLVVLAFCVPADRREVWPPGQEGTPLGGGNLVRSLVRIVAGLLAGSFTLARAWFRVRSLQSKHLPHQALGASRRCLYLKPTLTFGASVGGSVAHVSGVVNAFLRMGVQLRLVAAHEQALVNPAAEQVVVPPDFLISFPYELNQHRYQSAFLSQAETHLLEIRPDFIYQRYSLNDATGVILRQRHRLPLVLEFNGSEVWAQRHWGRPLRFEALAGAFERLNLKHADLVVVVSQALVEQAVSLGAAPERILFYPNCIDPAVFDPTRFEESNRQQVREALGIPLEADLLTFVGTFGQWHGTDVLAGAIRKLIDEDRAWLERRRVHFLLVGDGVLAPKVRAILGLALGAPFVTLAGLRPQADTPGILAASEILLSPHVPNPDGTPFFGSPTKLFEYMAMGKLILASDLDQIGWVLKGWRPGTPPPADGAASGAAALLVKPGSLEELGEGIRRAVEMPIPEREALGATARRLALASFTWDKNVAAVLARTREATDAPPIPPTP
- a CDS encoding polysaccharide biosynthesis C-terminal domain-containing protein, with the protein product MSPVANGLWARSWDRVSHQLGEEWASYGRLYAARLVGVVAGMVLAVFSARALRPQGRGEFAALATATLVTAQILNLGLSSSLVVLFSRRPRRITRYRPYLYVLPGLSMLLLAVAGAGIWLLAPSAVYLLVWWPFCTIWIPLQLLGLHQAAALLATLGSKPLARIELTGRVTSVCLAGLSLLLFPASLPWFVGALIAADALVAFLGARHLARAFPLVTARSRHPTAFFKAALRLGFRAYPLLFLPFLLVKSDILLMRAFRGSGETGVYSIASQIIDIAQILPITIAAVALPSIVRHANPKQALLRLLRPTFALVLSLVVALVAFGYWGIVWIFGHAYADAYPALLLLLPGFVCLALQGLLSQYFGARGFPVVLSLYWFLGLAVNVSLNFILLPRFGLLAASVTSSLSYALVFGLSARLFVQERSGGDVLLRKRG
- a CDS encoding methyltransferase domain-containing protein — its product is MPEFADKLEVQKQWNADPCGSSTAREHESGSAAFFHKVETERYDIYAPWMRMAIGFEAYRGKRVLEIGPGLGTDHAQFARAGAEMYALDLTARHLELTRRHFELEGLVTRLVRGDAEALPFEADYFDVVYSFGVLHHTPGTQAAIDEVRRVLRPGGLAIVGLYHKHSAFYWICTMLLRGVIRGELRKKGYRRLLADIEYRSTDSDAVPLVKVLTRRDCRRLFADFAETRIRADQIDYAHFWPSLPPATGASRRLLERFAHRWGWYLTVFSLK
- a CDS encoding bi-domain-containing oxidoreductase, producing MLQVAISGGEVRVVEVPEPLVQPGAVLVRTSHSLISAGTEAAALGSGGRRESLVLKAIRNPALVRKVVERVSSHGLRQTADLVRTRVSTEMPTGYSCAGVVTEVGEGVADLRAGDRVACAGAGYANHAAFNVVPRNLVVRLPESVSFEEGAFTTLGAIALQGVRRAAPTLGEHVAVVGLGLLGQITAQLLRASGAVAIGVDLRADRVARAEALGLAHGFTTTDRDFVAGVLERTAGRGADAVIVTAAGGDVGLLNRAFEACRKKGRVVLVGDVPIRIQRDRIYKKELDFLISTSYGPGRYDPQYEERGQDYPLAYVRWTEGRNLEEVLRLVVQGSLEVRPLIDATLPVEEAAAAYASLVSEQRPIGVLLDHHLPEAPAASAGHTLLPRRASAPRKIAGYGVGVVGYGAYFRSMLLPLIRKHPGFRLAGACARSGLTVRGAVVNDGFAKGTTDYRELLADPSVDVLYVATRHNLHYEIAKAAVEAGKAVFVEKPMTMTAAEGRDLAEAVVREKALLTVGFNRRFSPHAARLKELLTTVAAPKTLIYRVNAGALPPEHWLLDPAEGGGRLLGEGVHFFDFLAFLAGAGAKRVRAVSTPGRSRDEAVVALEFEDGSVGTLVYAGGGAPAAGKERVEVFAGGVTFIIDDYRTLEVHGLDKKGMRTHAVEKGQAEQLENLHRALKGEENLGVTAEDGYRATWCAEQAAAPDSR